In one Echinicola marina genomic region, the following are encoded:
- a CDS encoding YdeI/OmpD-associated family protein, translating into MTGKTQFHPSHDKRIDAYINKLQDFAEPILRHLRALVHQACPEVEETIKWGMPHFTYKGEILCSMAGFKEHCVFLFWKGALMQDPVLRENATGETAMGHLGKITAMEDLPEDDQMLAYLYEAVELNEKGIKLPKKISKKKADLVMPADLKLALEANSRALDTFENFSYSNQKDYIEWLNEAKTEATRKRRLMTAIIYMEEGKPRNWKYMKKWKES; encoded by the coding sequence ATGACTGGAAAGACCCAATTTCACCCTTCTCATGATAAGCGAATTGATGCTTATATTAATAAGTTGCAGGATTTTGCTGAACCTATTCTTAGACATCTGAGGGCTTTGGTCCATCAGGCTTGTCCAGAGGTGGAGGAAACCATCAAATGGGGCATGCCTCATTTTACCTATAAAGGGGAGATTTTGTGCAGCATGGCCGGCTTTAAGGAACATTGTGTTTTTCTTTTTTGGAAGGGCGCATTGATGCAGGATCCAGTATTAAGGGAAAATGCTACTGGAGAAACAGCTATGGGCCATTTGGGTAAAATTACAGCGATGGAAGACTTACCAGAGGATGATCAAATGTTGGCCTATCTCTATGAGGCTGTTGAGCTCAATGAAAAAGGAATAAAGCTTCCCAAAAAAATATCCAAGAAGAAAGCTGACCTTGTCATGCCAGCGGATTTAAAATTGGCCTTGGAAGCCAATTCCAGAGCATTGGACACTTTTGAGAATTTTAGTTATTCTAACCAAAAAGATTATATCGAATGGTTGAACGAGGCCAAAACTGAAGCTACCCGTAAGCGCCGTTTGATGACTGCCATAATTTATATGGAAGAGGGAAAGCCAAGGAACTGGAAATACATGAAAAAGTGGAAGGAAAGCTAA
- a CDS encoding DinB family protein, translated as MDNNPIGQELIKHAIFRLNENKAKIISCLDWLTEEEIWQRPNEVSNSIGNLVLHLAGNLGQYIVSSLGGHEDKRDRDAEFSACGGMSKSALIHLMNKEIKVACETLETISEKDLISKYNVQGFRYTGVGNVLHAVEHFSYHTGQIAFWTKIVREQDLGFYAGIDLNKKNEGKE; from the coding sequence ATGGATAACAACCCTATAGGGCAAGAGTTGATAAAACATGCCATATTTAGATTAAATGAGAATAAAGCTAAAATTATCAGTTGCTTGGATTGGTTAACTGAAGAGGAAATCTGGCAGCGCCCCAATGAGGTTTCTAACAGCATTGGGAACTTAGTGCTTCATTTGGCAGGGAATTTAGGTCAATATATTGTTTCTTCCTTGGGCGGCCATGAAGACAAAAGAGATAGGGATGCCGAATTTTCAGCTTGTGGAGGAATGTCCAAAAGTGCCTTGATTCATCTTATGAATAAAGAAATTAAGGTGGCCTGTGAAACTTTAGAGACGATATCAGAAAAGGACTTAATAAGCAAATACAATGTTCAGGGATTCAGGTATACTGGTGTAGGCAATGTATTGCATGCCGTGGAGCATTTTTCATATCATACCGGACAAATTGCTTTTTGGACCAAGATAGTACGAGAGCAGGATTTGGGCTTTTATGCAGGAATAGACCTGAATAAAAAGAATGAAGGTAAGGAGTGA
- a CDS encoding ATP-dependent DNA helicase → MAFSIKDFLYHEFQSQGLDTSNEAFIHALEVALFSKRSLFLTGKAGTGKTTFLHTLRKLNREKNMAVVAPTGVAAINAKGKTIHSFFKIDPRQMFLPGDPRLSPKAKEKGMSIFEQFQYRKKHRDLINRLDILVIDEVSMVRVEILDVIDQLLRVYRKKMHLPFGGVQMIFIGDPFQLPPVVRNADWEHLAPYYSSRFFFSAHAFQELNPIHIELDKIYRQKDEAFKEILNRVRESDHTQEDLKVLNATASKYRFDLLDQEYILIGTHNATIAEINTKKLAELKKEPRKYPAELKDDFPMNMAPFDPVDLTLKIGAQVIFMRNNAEAKYYNGMIGKVSKMEKDVIEVEDHRGFIYEVRRETWENVEFIYNEKEEHLEAKVIGTFTQFPLKLAWAITVHKSQGLTFERAILDISRSFEAGQAYVALSRCTNLEGLVLKSPIGVQSVKVSPDSLVFSRQRLEAAQVEKELELARALQLLKHAFRAFRQGEYELAQEMFDEVQAVHDVTIYPKWQQFLKLKEDLENRYYCRE, encoded by the coding sequence ATGGCATTTTCCATCAAGGACTTTCTTTATCATGAGTTTCAATCGCAGGGATTGGATACCAGCAATGAGGCATTTATCCACGCCTTGGAAGTGGCATTGTTTTCAAAAAGGTCCTTGTTTTTGACAGGTAAAGCGGGTACGGGGAAAACCACTTTTTTACATACCCTTAGGAAGCTCAATCGCGAAAAAAACATGGCAGTAGTCGCCCCAACGGGCGTAGCCGCTATCAATGCGAAAGGCAAAACCATTCACTCATTCTTTAAGATTGATCCAAGGCAGATGTTCTTACCAGGAGATCCCAGGCTATCTCCAAAGGCCAAGGAAAAGGGCATGTCTATCTTTGAGCAATTTCAGTATCGCAAGAAGCACCGGGACCTGATCAATAGGCTGGATATTTTGGTTATCGATGAGGTTTCCATGGTGCGTGTGGAGATTTTGGATGTGATAGATCAGCTTTTGCGTGTGTATAGAAAGAAGATGCATTTGCCCTTTGGGGGTGTGCAGATGATATTTATCGGTGATCCTTTTCAGCTTCCACCAGTGGTGAGAAATGCTGATTGGGAGCATTTGGCACCATATTATTCTTCCCGCTTTTTCTTTAGTGCCCATGCTTTTCAGGAGCTTAATCCTATTCATATTGAGTTGGATAAAATATACAGGCAAAAAGATGAAGCCTTCAAGGAAATCCTCAATAGGGTTCGTGAAAGTGATCATACACAGGAAGACCTGAAGGTATTAAATGCTACTGCGAGCAAATACCGTTTTGACCTTTTGGACCAAGAGTATATCCTTATCGGCACGCATAATGCCACCATTGCGGAAATCAATACCAAGAAACTGGCTGAGCTTAAAAAGGAGCCAAGGAAATATCCTGCTGAATTAAAGGATGATTTTCCGATGAACATGGCCCCTTTTGATCCTGTGGATTTGACCTTGAAGATTGGTGCGCAAGTGATATTTATGCGTAATAATGCTGAGGCGAAATATTATAATGGGATGATAGGCAAGGTTTCTAAAATGGAGAAGGATGTGATCGAAGTGGAAGACCATAGGGGCTTTATCTATGAAGTCCGTAGGGAAACCTGGGAAAATGTGGAGTTTATCTATAATGAAAAAGAAGAGCATTTGGAGGCGAAGGTCATAGGAACCTTTACACAGTTTCCATTAAAGTTGGCCTGGGCGATTACTGTTCATAAAAGCCAAGGCCTGACCTTTGAAAGGGCCATTTTGGATATCAGCAGGTCTTTTGAAGCAGGTCAAGCCTATGTGGCACTTAGCAGGTGCACCAATTTGGAGGGGCTAGTACTTAAATCTCCGATAGGAGTCCAAAGTGTGAAGGTGAGCCCAGATAGTTTGGTTTTCAGTCGGCAGCGATTGGAAGCGGCCCAAGTAGAAAAAGAATTGGAACTGGCTAGGGCCCTACAACTTTTGAAACATGCCTTTAGGGCTTTCAGGCAAGGTGAATATGAACTGGCCCAAGAAATGTTTGATGAGGTACAGGCGGTACACGATGTGACTATTTATCCAAAATGGCAGCAGTTTTTAAAACTGAAAGAAGACTTAGAAAATCGTTATTATTGCAGAGAGTGA
- a CDS encoding MATE family efflux transporter: protein MRPPKEKKYTEGKILTALTQLAIPIILANVLQTAYQLIDTFWLGRLGANAVAAVSLSFPILFLILSLGGGLTLAGTVLVSQYKGANDQKMVNFVSSQTVLVVFIVSLLLAVIGFTMAGPLMKLIGAGPEVQAESVAYFKVSALGFVFLFIFFVFQSLMRGIGNVLLPVYVILVTVLLNLVLDPLFIYGYGPLPGYGVAGAAVASVFTQGISAAVGLYILLKGNHGIKIHLSEMKFHLSWTKKLFELGLPSSMEQSARALGMAMMVVLVTSFGSEVVAAYGIGARILSFVIIPALGLAIATTTLVGQNIGANKLHRSEKTGILSVKIAFFGLTGIGALLFIFAEDLVRFFVPNEPQVIQDGAMFIKIMGPSFGFLGVQQVVNGTFNGAGFTKASMFISFLNLWIIRFPVGYFLAYHTDLKHEGIYWAFPISNWISAIVAFVYFRMGYWKKRLGNK from the coding sequence ATGCGGCCACCTAAGGAGAAAAAATACACGGAAGGAAAGATCCTCACTGCGCTTACACAGCTTGCCATTCCCATCATCTTGGCCAATGTGCTCCAAACTGCCTACCAGTTGATCGACACATTTTGGCTGGGACGTTTGGGGGCCAATGCCGTGGCGGCGGTGAGTTTGAGCTTTCCCATTCTCTTTCTGATCCTTTCGCTTGGTGGAGGTTTAACCTTGGCGGGTACGGTCTTGGTCTCTCAATATAAGGGGGCCAACGATCAGAAAATGGTGAATTTTGTCTCTTCACAAACCGTTCTGGTGGTCTTTATAGTGTCTTTATTATTGGCCGTTATAGGATTTACCATGGCGGGGCCTTTGATGAAGTTGATTGGAGCAGGGCCTGAAGTGCAAGCAGAGTCTGTGGCTTATTTCAAGGTTTCAGCCTTGGGTTTTGTGTTCCTCTTTATATTTTTTGTGTTTCAGTCGCTGATGCGGGGAATCGGCAATGTGCTTCTGCCAGTTTATGTCATTTTGGTTACTGTTTTGCTCAATTTGGTTTTGGATCCCTTATTCATTTATGGATATGGTCCATTGCCCGGCTATGGTGTGGCAGGTGCGGCAGTGGCCAGTGTATTTACCCAGGGGATTTCAGCTGCGGTGGGACTCTATATACTTTTGAAAGGAAACCACGGAATCAAGATCCATTTGTCAGAAATGAAATTCCACCTTTCTTGGACCAAGAAGTTGTTTGAGTTGGGTTTGCCATCCAGTATGGAGCAGTCTGCCCGGGCTTTGGGGATGGCCATGATGGTGGTATTGGTGACCAGCTTTGGTTCTGAGGTGGTAGCTGCTTATGGTATTGGTGCCAGGATCTTGAGTTTTGTGATTATTCCTGCTCTTGGCCTGGCCATTGCCACGACTACCTTGGTAGGGCAAAATATAGGCGCGAATAAGCTTCACCGCTCAGAAAAAACTGGTATTTTATCTGTGAAAATTGCTTTTTTTGGGTTGACGGGCATCGGTGCATTATTATTTATCTTTGCTGAAGACTTGGTGCGGTTTTTTGTGCCAAATGAACCTCAGGTCATCCAAGATGGAGCCATGTTTATAAAAATCATGGGACCGAGCTTTGGTTTTTTGGGTGTTCAGCAAGTGGTCAACGGCACCTTTAATGGAGCTGGATTTACCAAGGCCTCTATGTTTATATCCTTTCTGAACCTATGGATAATTCGTTTTCCAGTAGGCTATTTTTTGGCATACCATACAGACTTAAAACACGAGGGGATTTATTGGGCTTTTCCGATTTCCAACTGGATTTCTGCCATCGTGGCCTTTGTGTATTTCCGCATGGGGTATTGGAAAAAGCGACTGGGAAATAAATAA
- a CDS encoding DUF3127 domain-containing protein: MEITGKIIQIMPEQSGNGRNGTWRKQDFILETEGQYPKKVCLTVWGDKIDQFGMQQGDSVKAGIEIESREYNSRWYTDVKVWRVDKVVAGATSDTANAGAPEVSTFNDDSGEDILPF, from the coding sequence ATGGAAATTACTGGAAAAATCATTCAAATCATGCCGGAGCAATCTGGTAATGGAAGAAACGGGACCTGGAGAAAACAGGATTTTATCCTTGAAACAGAAGGACAATATCCAAAGAAAGTATGTTTGACCGTTTGGGGAGACAAAATTGACCAATTTGGAATGCAACAGGGCGATTCCGTAAAGGCAGGCATTGAAATCGAAAGCCGTGAGTACAATAGCCGCTGGTATACAGATGTAAAAGTTTGGAGAGTAGACAAGGTAGTTGCTGGAGCCACCTCTGACACAGCCAATGCCGGTGCTCCTGAAGTAAGTACCTTCAATGACGATAGCGGGGAAGATATTTTGCCATTCTAA
- the purE gene encoding 5-(carboxyamino)imidazole ribonucleotide mutase: MSKQVGIIMGSKSDLPIMSEAAKALEDLGVGYEITIVSAHRTPRRMIEYAEGARQRGIKVIIAGAGGAAHLPGMVASLTSLPVVGVPIKSSNSIDGWDSILSILQMPGGIPVATVALNGAKNAGILAASMVGAFDAKVAETLDNYKKELKEKVEETAREVELKGWKDTFEE; encoded by the coding sequence ATGAGCAAACAGGTAGGAATCATCATGGGGAGTAAATCTGACCTTCCCATCATGTCTGAAGCAGCTAAGGCATTGGAAGATTTGGGTGTGGGGTATGAGATCACCATTGTATCGGCCCACAGGACCCCACGCAGGATGATCGAATATGCAGAAGGCGCGCGCCAAAGAGGAATCAAAGTCATTATTGCAGGCGCTGGTGGAGCGGCTCATTTGCCGGGAATGGTTGCTTCATTGACTTCACTTCCAGTGGTGGGGGTGCCTATCAAGTCATCCAATAGTATCGATGGTTGGGACAGTATTTTGTCTATTTTGCAAATGCCAGGTGGAATTCCTGTGGCCACAGTGGCCTTGAATGGAGCAAAAAATGCCGGTATTTTAGCAGCTTCTATGGTAGGTGCATTTGACGCCAAGGTGGCTGAAACCTTGGATAATTACAAAAAAGAGCTGAAAGAAAAGGTGGAGGAAACTGCCCGTGAGGTGGAGCTGAAGGGTTGGAAGGATACATTCGAGGAATAG
- a CDS encoding 5-(carboxyamino)imidazole ribonucleotide synthase, producing MQDNYQQKTLGILGGGQLGRMVIQSAINYNIDIHILDPDANAPCKDICHDFTQGKLTDYDTVYRFGQKCDILTIEIENVNTDALEQLAKEGKKVFPQPHIIKLIQDKREQKQFYKEKNIPTADFILTDNKEAVLANADFLPAVNKLGKEGYDGRGVQVLKSEADLEKAFEAPSLMEKLVDFDKEIAVIVSRNEHGELDAFPPVECAFHPTANLVEFLFAPAQISEEISKASIEIAKDVITQLDMIGILAVEMFVTKDGEILVNEVAPRPHNSGHHTIEANFTSQFEQHLRSVMGMPLGNSELRMPAAMVNLLGEDGFTGDAVLEGMDEAMKEKGVYIHLYGKKITKPFRKMGHVTILEENVAALKAKALKVKDIIKIKA from the coding sequence GTGCAAGATAATTATCAGCAGAAAACACTGGGAATATTAGGTGGGGGGCAATTAGGCCGAATGGTCATCCAATCTGCCATCAATTATAACATAGACATTCATATTTTGGATCCGGATGCCAATGCACCTTGTAAGGATATTTGTCATGATTTTACCCAAGGAAAGCTGACGGATTATGATACCGTATATCGTTTTGGGCAGAAATGTGATATCCTGACCATTGAGATAGAAAATGTGAATACGGATGCTTTGGAGCAGCTGGCCAAGGAAGGTAAGAAGGTCTTCCCACAGCCACATATCATCAAGCTCATCCAAGATAAAAGGGAGCAAAAGCAATTTTATAAGGAAAAAAATATTCCAACAGCTGATTTTATCTTAACGGACAATAAAGAAGCTGTACTGGCCAATGCAGATTTTCTGCCAGCGGTGAATAAACTCGGCAAGGAAGGATATGATGGTCGAGGGGTTCAGGTGCTGAAGTCTGAAGCTGATTTAGAAAAGGCCTTTGAAGCACCTAGTCTCATGGAGAAGTTGGTGGATTTTGATAAGGAAATTGCCGTGATCGTTTCCAGGAATGAACATGGGGAGCTGGATGCTTTTCCTCCGGTGGAATGTGCCTTCCATCCTACCGCCAACTTGGTGGAGTTTCTTTTTGCTCCAGCGCAGATTTCAGAGGAGATCAGTAAAGCGTCTATCGAGATAGCCAAGGATGTCATTACCCAACTGGATATGATTGGAATTTTGGCTGTGGAGATGTTTGTGACCAAGGATGGAGAGATTTTGGTCAATGAAGTGGCTCCTAGACCACATAATTCAGGACACCATACCATAGAAGCCAATTTTACTTCGCAGTTTGAGCAGCATTTGCGCTCGGTGATGGGCATGCCATTGGGCAATTCCGAATTGAGGATGCCTGCGGCCATGGTGAACCTTCTAGGCGAAGATGGTTTTACGGGCGATGCTGTATTGGAGGGAATGGATGAAGCGATGAAAGAAAAAGGGGTGTATATTCACTTATATGGAAAGAAAATCACCAAACCTTTCCGAAAAATGGGACATGTGACTATTTTGGAAGAAAATGTAGCTGCTTTGAAGGCCAAAGCACTGAAAGTAAAAGATATCATTAAGATAAAAGCATAA
- a CDS encoding lmo0937 family membrane protein, translating to MSSLLYLIAIILVIGWIFGAFVYSVGGLIHILLVLAIIAILFRLIGGRAV from the coding sequence ATGAGTTCTCTATTATATTTAATTGCGATCATATTAGTAATTGGGTGGATATTTGGCGCCTTCGTATATAGTGTCGGAGGATTGATACATATTTTGTTAGTATTGGCTATTATCGCCATCCTTTTCAGGTTAATTGGTGGGCGTGCTGTCTGA
- a CDS encoding MutS-related protein, which yields MNKNFQTENPQSELSTCKKTIASLALGRLILFFSIGAVMIIGLSEIRLLLLAFFPLAALFIYLIKLFNDQKDRQSFLKAVIKMKRDQVLRCKRELSTFDAGEQFKDKNHAFCNDLDLFGQHSLFQLLNHTVADGGKALLAGWLKAEVNPEQAKERFGGIKELSTHQNFVRNFEAIGKAFIKEEKNKKPFYKWLKTPNAWKQLYWLPLIAGPFIGLFLLMAWLFFDLPMAYFSGWILIGMTFLAMIFKPLMEAYKIMPDEGDLKTLRSWSGELERLDFVDPYLKRLQAPILDQQYRASEALKSLEQQSFAVQNRTNLMYLIFNLFFWTDFWVLWRLERWKKNYAGHMQEWEEIFEEWQVVVSLAAFTNEEKITCEVDWSEKLEIDVKSLGHPLLPQDVCVTNDFSMMEEEKTVLLTGSNMSGKTTFMRTLGTNMVLVNLGLSPFAAYYRSGPFQLFTSMRNTDSLGESVSSFYAELARIKGLLEQAEQQQPVFFLLDEILKGTNTIDRVMGSEALIRQLMESKSKGIISTHDIELSKLEDSFGTLVNYSFQSDIKDNEILFDYKIKKGPCPSFNAHKLMELMGIKFN from the coding sequence ATGAATAAGAATTTTCAAACTGAAAACCCCCAGTCAGAGCTTAGCACTTGCAAAAAGACCATAGCAAGTTTGGCCTTGGGAAGATTAATTTTGTTTTTTAGTATTGGGGCCGTAATGATCATTGGCTTGAGCGAAATACGCCTATTACTGCTGGCATTTTTTCCTTTGGCAGCGCTGTTTATTTATTTGATCAAATTATTTAATGACCAAAAGGACCGTCAAAGTTTTTTGAAGGCAGTCATAAAAATGAAGCGAGACCAAGTATTAAGGTGTAAGAGGGAATTGTCCACTTTTGATGCGGGGGAGCAGTTCAAAGATAAAAACCATGCTTTTTGTAATGACCTTGATCTTTTTGGACAGCACTCTTTATTTCAACTGTTAAACCACACAGTGGCGGACGGAGGAAAGGCTCTATTGGCAGGATGGTTGAAAGCTGAGGTGAATCCTGAGCAGGCAAAAGAAAGGTTTGGTGGTATAAAAGAGTTAAGCACCCACCAAAACTTTGTGAGGAATTTTGAAGCTATCGGCAAAGCCTTTATCAAGGAAGAAAAAAACAAGAAACCATTTTATAAATGGTTGAAAACGCCCAATGCTTGGAAACAGCTGTATTGGCTGCCTCTCATAGCAGGTCCGTTTATCGGTTTGTTTTTATTGATGGCTTGGCTGTTTTTTGACTTGCCCATGGCATATTTCAGTGGATGGATATTAATAGGCATGACATTTTTGGCGATGATTTTTAAGCCATTAATGGAAGCATATAAGATTATGCCTGATGAAGGAGACCTGAAGACCTTACGTTCATGGTCAGGTGAGTTGGAGCGACTTGACTTTGTGGATCCGTATTTGAAAAGACTTCAAGCACCTATTTTAGATCAACAATACCGCGCATCTGAAGCATTGAAGTCTCTGGAGCAGCAGAGCTTTGCTGTTCAGAACCGTACCAACCTGATGTATTTGATATTTAATTTATTTTTCTGGACGGACTTTTGGGTGCTTTGGAGACTGGAAAGGTGGAAAAAGAATTATGCCGGTCATATGCAGGAGTGGGAGGAGATTTTTGAGGAATGGCAAGTGGTGGTGTCCTTAGCGGCCTTTACCAATGAGGAGAAGATTACTTGTGAAGTGGATTGGTCAGAAAAACTGGAGATTGATGTAAAATCACTGGGCCACCCACTCTTGCCACAGGATGTCTGTGTTACCAATGATTTTAGTATGATGGAGGAGGAAAAGACGGTCTTGCTGACAGGATCCAATATGTCAGGGAAAACCACTTTTATGAGGACTTTGGGCACCAATATGGTCTTGGTCAACCTGGGCTTGAGTCCATTTGCAGCTTATTACCGCTCTGGACCTTTCCAACTGTTTACCAGTATGAGGAATACCGATAGTTTGGGAGAAAGTGTAAGTTCTTTTTATGCGGAATTGGCAAGAATAAAGGGCTTATTGGAGCAGGCAGAACAGCAGCAGCCGGTATTTTTCTTATTGGATGAAATATTGAAGGGAACCAATACCATTGATCGTGTCATGGGCAGTGAGGCTTTGATCAGGCAGTTGATGGAAAGTAAGAGCAAGGGAATCATTTCCACACATGATATAGAGCTTAGCAAATTGGAGGATAGTTTCGGGACATTGGTCAATTATAGTTTTCAAAGCGATATCAAAGACAATGAAATTTTATTTGATTATAAAATCAAAAAAGGGCCTTGTCCAAGCTTTAATGCCCATAAATTAATGGAATTAATGGGCATTAAGTTTAATTAA
- a CDS encoding response regulator transcription factor, which yields MFMGILQSHAHDKKFHTDFGWDSSPLLIVSQETQHFDGFPNAFYPNFEFAYYSNSPETYQLIRDLSIKQSLLKKTWSKTALILLIMAGLAWALGKNRQNHSTEIHHLKGGKKWKSSSHLKLKEKALLIIGTNQQPYLVLKNSGYSASYASENDNIPERLNKSRPNYILLDLNMSPEKSKLILSTIRSMDIRHQIKIVAYGGSALFSQKLWALFHGADEYIFGSINPQILENHLFTSWHHLGFLEDSLPVQKYVHLKKQISLKQFPDSEEDCFVEKVFHAILEHYEDENFNIDELAALVNQSRSNLYRKVKEQTGRTPNNLIRLARITKSAHLLAAKSGTVSEIAYSSGFSSLSYFSKVFTASFGISPSTYMESH from the coding sequence ATGTTTATGGGCATATTGCAATCCCATGCACATGACAAAAAGTTTCATACTGATTTCGGCTGGGACAGCAGTCCGCTGCTAATCGTATCCCAAGAAACACAACATTTTGACGGTTTCCCCAATGCCTTTTATCCAAATTTTGAGTTTGCGTATTACTCAAATTCACCTGAAACCTACCAACTTATTCGGGACCTCTCCATCAAACAGTCTCTTCTTAAAAAAACCTGGAGCAAAACAGCTCTGATTTTGCTCATTATGGCCGGTTTGGCTTGGGCTTTGGGAAAGAACCGTCAAAACCATTCTACTGAAATACATCATTTGAAAGGTGGCAAAAAATGGAAATCGTCATCTCACCTTAAGCTTAAAGAAAAAGCATTATTGATCATTGGGACAAATCAACAGCCATATTTAGTCTTGAAGAACAGCGGATATAGCGCCAGCTATGCTTCCGAAAATGACAATATCCCAGAGAGATTAAACAAAAGCCGTCCAAACTATATCCTACTGGATCTTAATATGAGTCCAGAGAAAAGCAAATTGATCTTGAGCACCATCAGGTCCATGGACATCAGACACCAAATCAAAATCGTTGCATATGGTGGTTCAGCCCTTTTCAGTCAAAAATTATGGGCTTTGTTTCACGGGGCAGATGAATACATATTTGGCTCCATTAACCCTCAAATTCTCGAAAACCATTTATTTACCAGTTGGCACCATCTAGGATTTTTGGAAGATTCCCTTCCAGTTCAAAAATACGTCCATCTAAAAAAACAAATAAGTCTAAAGCAATTTCCAGACTCCGAAGAGGACTGTTTTGTAGAAAAGGTCTTCCATGCCATTCTGGAGCACTATGAAGATGAAAACTTTAACATTGATGAATTGGCCGCCCTAGTGAACCAAAGTCGATCCAATCTTTACAGAAAAGTCAAAGAACAAACAGGAAGAACCCCAAACAATCTCATCAGACTTGCTAGAATTACCAAGAGTGCCCACCTATTGGCGGCAAAATCCGGCACCGTTAGTGAAATTGCCTATTCGTCGGGTTTTAGTAGCCTATCCTATTTTTCCAAAGTATTTACCGCTAGTTTCGGAATAAGCCCAAGTACTTATATGGAAAGCCATTGA
- a CDS encoding DNA-3-methyladenine glycosylase I — protein sequence MPQYQINQTEKFRCPWCLGFEDYIKYHDEEWGVPVYSDKVHFEFLVLESAQAGLSWATILKRREGYQKAFADFDYKKVADFPESMVQELLQDKGIIRNKMKIEAAINNARQFMEIQAKVGSFTSYIWDFVNGKPIDGQLKSIGEAKATTTESDKLSKDLKARGFKFLGSTTVYAHMQATGLVNDHLLQCFRHQEVKRMIR from the coding sequence ATGCCACAATACCAAATCAACCAAACAGAAAAATTCCGATGCCCATGGTGTTTGGGATTTGAGGATTATATCAAATATCATGACGAGGAATGGGGAGTTCCAGTGTATAGCGACAAGGTTCATTTCGAGTTTTTGGTACTTGAAAGTGCTCAAGCTGGCTTAAGCTGGGCCACCATTCTCAAGAGGAGAGAAGGCTACCAAAAGGCCTTTGCTGATTTTGATTATAAAAAAGTTGCCGATTTTCCAGAAAGCATGGTACAGGAACTGCTTCAGGACAAGGGTATCATCAGGAACAAAATGAAAATTGAAGCAGCCATCAACAATGCCCGTCAATTCATGGAAATACAAGCCAAAGTGGGCAGTTTTACCAGTTATATTTGGGATTTCGTCAATGGAAAACCTATAGATGGGCAACTAAAAAGCATAGGTGAGGCAAAAGCTACCACAACAGAATCAGACAAGCTATCCAAAGATTTAAAAGCAAGGGGCTTTAAATTTCTGGGCAGTACCACCGTCTATGCCCATATGCAGGCCACAGGATTGGTAAATGACCATTTATTGCAATGCTTCAGGCACCAAGAAGTAAAAAGAATGATCAGGTAA